From the genome of Candidatus Palauibacter scopulicola, one region includes:
- a CDS encoding NCS2 family permease: MTGTLERWFGLSERGSDVRTEVTAGVTTFLTMVYIAFVNPSILSEAGMPFGPVFVATCLATAFATLVMGLYANYPIALAPGMGLNAFFTYGVVLGMGYPWEVALGAVFVSGTLFVTLSVLPVRRWIIDAIPRGQKMAISAGIGIFLGVIALRSAGIIEGSPDTLLTVGELTAAPAVLALLGFCAIAALSARRVPGAAILGMLGVTAMGLILGVSEWHGFASLPPDPTPTLLALDIGAALQMGMIAVIFTFLIVDLFDTAGTLIGVAHQADLLDDDGRLPRIERALMADSTGTVAGTLLGTSSVTSYIESAAGVSAGGRTGLTAVVVAGLFLACLFLSPLAESVPPFATAAAILYVACLMTRALKDVEWDDITESAAAVVTAIAIPLTHSIADGIGLGFITYVAIKVLAGRWRECPPMLLVVALVFAAKFIWL; encoded by the coding sequence ATGACGGGGACGCTGGAGCGCTGGTTCGGGTTGTCGGAGCGCGGCTCCGACGTGCGGACGGAGGTGACCGCGGGGGTCACGACCTTCCTGACGATGGTCTACATCGCCTTCGTCAACCCGTCGATCCTCTCCGAGGCCGGGATGCCGTTCGGTCCCGTGTTCGTCGCGACCTGCCTCGCGACGGCCTTCGCCACGCTCGTGATGGGACTGTACGCGAACTACCCGATCGCGCTGGCGCCGGGGATGGGGCTGAACGCCTTCTTCACCTACGGCGTCGTGCTCGGCATGGGGTATCCGTGGGAGGTCGCGCTCGGGGCCGTGTTCGTGTCGGGGACGCTGTTCGTCACGCTGAGCGTGCTCCCGGTGCGGCGCTGGATCATCGACGCGATCCCCCGGGGCCAGAAGATGGCGATCTCGGCCGGTATCGGGATCTTCCTGGGGGTGATCGCGCTTCGAAGCGCGGGGATCATCGAGGGGAGTCCGGACACGCTCCTCACCGTGGGCGAACTGACGGCGGCGCCGGCGGTGCTGGCCCTGCTGGGCTTCTGCGCGATCGCGGCGCTCTCGGCTCGCCGCGTCCCGGGCGCGGCGATCCTCGGCATGCTCGGCGTGACGGCCATGGGCCTGATCCTGGGCGTGTCGGAATGGCACGGCTTCGCGTCGCTGCCGCCCGATCCGACCCCCACGCTGCTCGCGCTCGACATCGGCGCCGCGCTGCAAATGGGCATGATCGCCGTCATCTTCACCTTCCTCATCGTGGACCTCTTCGACACCGCAGGTACGCTGATCGGGGTCGCGCACCAGGCCGACCTCCTGGATGACGACGGCCGGCTGCCGCGCATCGAGCGGGCGCTCATGGCCGACTCGACCGGGACCGTGGCGGGGACGCTGCTCGGGACCTCGTCGGTGACCAGCTACATCGAGAGCGCCGCGGGCGTGAGCGCCGGCGGCCGCACCGGTCTGACGGCCGTCGTCGTGGCCGGGCTCTTCCTCGCCTGTCTCTTCCTCTCACCCCTGGCGGAGTCCGTCCCTCCGTTCGCGACCGCGGCGGCAATTCTGTACGTCGCCTGTCTCATGACCCGCGCGTTGAAGGACGTGGAATGGGACGACATCACCGAGTCCGCCGCGGCGGTCGTCACCGCGATCGCGATCCCCCTTACGCATTCCATCGCCGATGGAATCGGCCTCGGCTTCATCACCTACGTCGCCATCAAGGTGCTGGCGGGCCGCTGGCGCGAGTGCCCGCCGATGCTGCTGGTGGTGGCGCTGGTGTTCGCCGCGAAGTTCATCTGGCTGTAA
- a CDS encoding Fic family protein: MLAALFRQIDPREIVRMVRAKPTGAYVRRIWFLYEWLLDTRLDLPDAGKVKAVPVVDPKQQFASASGPLSRRHRVRNNLPGTNRFCPLVRRTPELERYSDMRLGEQAQVVVGRTHPDIVRRAAAFLLLEDSQASFQIEGEHPTPDRGLRWGQAIGAAGQRDLGVDELVRLQELVIGDSRFVELGVRTEGGWIGERNRATRDPIPEHISARPDDLPDLMRGVVEYGRMAEETSVDPVISAAALSFGFVYIHPFEDGNGRLHRWLIHHVLARAGYNPPHLVFPVSVPMLRRISEYREVLRSYSSRVLPLVEWRATSGHNVEVLNETGDFYRFFDATAHAEFLYRCVEETVIRDLPDEVAYLEGYDEFARRVQEEVADMPDRTIDLLSTFLRQNGGRLSKRARTREFERLTADEVERVEALYASCFSAEVS, encoded by the coding sequence GTGCTCGCTGCTCTCTTCAGGCAGATCGACCCGCGAGAGATCGTGCGTATGGTGCGTGCCAAGCCAACGGGCGCCTACGTGCGCCGCATCTGGTTCCTGTACGAGTGGCTGCTGGACACGCGCCTGGATCTCCCCGACGCCGGGAAGGTGAAGGCCGTTCCCGTGGTGGATCCAAAGCAGCAGTTTGCTTCGGCGAGCGGCCCTCTCTCACGACGGCATCGTGTGCGCAACAACCTGCCCGGCACGAACCGGTTCTGTCCGCTCGTCCGGCGGACTCCCGAGCTTGAGCGCTATTCGGACATGCGCCTCGGCGAGCAGGCTCAAGTTGTCGTTGGTCGTACCCATCCGGATATCGTTCGGCGCGCAGCGGCGTTTCTACTCCTCGAGGACAGCCAGGCATCGTTTCAGATCGAGGGCGAGCACCCGACGCCGGATCGCGGGCTCCGGTGGGGCCAGGCGATCGGCGCGGCCGGCCAGCGAGACCTTGGGGTCGATGAACTGGTGCGCCTGCAGGAACTCGTGATCGGGGACTCGAGATTCGTCGAACTCGGGGTCCGGACCGAGGGCGGGTGGATCGGCGAGCGCAACCGGGCGACGCGCGATCCGATTCCGGAGCATATCAGCGCACGTCCGGACGACCTCCCGGATCTGATGCGGGGCGTGGTCGAGTATGGCCGGATGGCGGAAGAAACGTCCGTCGATCCCGTCATATCCGCGGCGGCCCTGTCCTTCGGCTTCGTGTACATCCATCCCTTCGAAGACGGGAACGGACGCCTTCACCGCTGGTTGATCCATCACGTTCTCGCCCGAGCGGGCTACAATCCGCCGCACCTTGTATTCCCGGTGAGCGTGCCCATGCTCAGGCGGATCTCGGAGTACCGCGAGGTTCTCCGGAGCTACTCGTCGAGGGTCCTGCCCCTGGTTGAATGGCGCGCGACGAGTGGACACAACGTCGAGGTTCTGAACGAAACGGGCGACTTCTACCGGTTCTTCGACGCCACGGCTCACGCCGAGTTCCTCTATCGATGCGTCGAGGAGACCGTGATCCGGGATCTCCCGGACGAAGTTGCATACCTGGAGGGCTACGACGAGTTCGCGCGGCGGGTCCAGGAGGAAGTGGCGGACATGCCGGACCGGACGATCGATCTCCTGTCTACGTTCCTCCGGCAGAATGGCGGCAGGCTGTCGAAGCGGGCTCGCACCCGTGAGTTCGAACGATTGACCGCGGATGAGGTAGAGCGGGTCGAGGCGCTCTACGCGAGTTGCTTTTCCGCAGAGGTTTCTTGA